taaaaaacaaaaaaaaaatgcaccgTGAgtataacgagacccaacatgTGTCACAAGACCCACTAGGGGTATTTCGAAATGTTCAAGGCCTCCGTTAGAGTTTAACAGAAAATCATATCTGAATGGtgacattacaaatttttaaaagttaaatagattaaattaagagtttttgaactttaggGGGTGATGGCGAAATTGATGAAAGTTCAAGgaattaagtaaagttttccctaaaaaaatttgggttaaatacttctatggtccctgagttttagcaactttattttttagtccctgagttttaattcgcatcacagatgatacatcagttttgggaaatgaccaaattagtacctcggttaacttctccgtccaaaaactaacggtccgccacgtgtcaacctcagaagttgacacgtggcactatataaaaaaattaaaattaaaaataaaaaatctttaaaaattaattaaaaaattaaaaaaaattgaaaaaattaaaaaaaaagggggtggcttagccacccccttgggcaccatgggggtggccggtcacccccattttggccagggaggtggtcggccaccccctggatagaaaaaaaaaaaaaaaaaaaaattcggaaagatcggttttgcccttgggggtggccgaaccacccccaagggccacgggggtggttcggccacccccaagggcaaaaccgatcttcctgaatttttttttttttttttttttctgtccagggggtggccgaaccacccccatggggtggtttggccaccccagaccggccggccacctccctggccaaaatgggggtggccggccacccccatggtggccaagagccactcccttttttttttttttttcttttttttttaattttttaatttttttttaattttttaattaatttttaaagattttttatttttatttttaatttttttatatagtgccacgtgtcaacttctgaggttgacacgtagcggaccgttagtttttggacggagaagttaaccgaggtactaatttggtcattttccaaaactgatgtatcatctgtgatgcgaattaaaactcagggactaaaaaataaagttgccaaaatcagggactaaaaaagtatttaacccaaaaaaattttatCAGACCACATTACAATTGGACATCTACAGCTCTAATCAGATAACTTATACCTCACTTTGGCTAGATCTTTCTTAGCCAGATGTGAAATAATAGAATCGAGCTTAATATCTTTAAAGTAACAAAACATTTTCAGATTGAAGCAAATGCATGAATCATGATAATGAAAATGCATACTCATCTAGCAGGCCGAAGCATCTTATCTTAGGTTCTTAACTTCTTAGCCAGATGTGAAATAATAGATAAATCAAGCTTAATATCTTTAAAGTAACAAAACGTTTCCAGATTGCTGTAATGCATGATAATGAAAATATGCATCCTCATCTATATATCAGGCCGAAGCATCTTATCTTGGGTTCTTATCATTTGAATGAGAAAGATGGTAAAATGTGAACCCAATGACCCTTCCATGAAAGAGATGGGGACTTTTAGTGCATTGGTGAATATGTTACTTAAAGCCAAGATATGTACCTTTCAATGGGTAGGTTTTTGTCAATTATAAAGCCCCCAGCAGCTGACTCTGTACGTGGCTCTAGTATTGTAGGGAACATTGCAAGCACACAGAATTCAAAAGTCCACAGCACTAACAAAAGTTCCCACGAGATCAAagttaatcatatatataattttctgaTGACTTTTTGAAAGGGAATGATTATGTAGACACCATCAAGGCATCAACAACGCGTGGATGTTTACTGATCACCAGTGCCCCTAAAGGCCAAAGGCCGCACGTAAGCTTAAGGGTACATGTACCTTAAGCTTGCATGCGTACGAAAATTGTACATGTACCTTAAGTTTGCATGCGTACGAAAATTTTCGTACGCATTTGAGAGAAAAACTATTgcatattcatccaaaaaaaaaaaaaaaaactattgcatgcttttcttaaatttataaaCAAACCAATATGCATTCCACGTGCCTTCTGAGCAGTTGAAGCTCTTCGATCTTTAATTGTCAGCATCGAGAGAATTTAGACCCATCAGTCTCATAAGGCAAATCATTCTCTTAAATATTGctcagaaaaaaagaataaaagacatcattttcttattctttttctcctttctgGTACAAGAAAAGAATTCCAACTTTTGGTAATGTTGATAAAGGTAATTAAGGGCCTAATTAATTAAGGTATTACTGAAGTTGCAGCGATCGAAGAAGCAAAATGTATTAAAGCCAAGAAAGAGATGTCCGAGGATACTAAACCGTGTTTGTTAAGCGATAGATCCATTTACCAGAAAatataagtattttctaatcACCAAAACATTAATTTGGACATCAGAAAGCAAACTTTCTTGGGATCAAAATGTGCTACCTAGCGGTTCTCAAACTAAATTAGGTTGTCTAACTAACTATTACtatgttttctttattctaGGTTTACTAATTTAGATCTTAATTAAGGAGTTATTggactcctatatatatatataatattggaaGCTCCCATGATATTggactcgtgtatatatatatatatatatatacacatatatataatattggaaGCTCCCATGATATTGGACTcgtatatctatatatatataatattggaaGCTACCATGAATCATGATATTGGActcgagtatatatatatatatgatcacgTACTAGACAAAAGATATGTACGTACGTAGCACAATCGGACATAGCCCACTATTGGCCGGCGGTGTTGTCATTTTCTTATAATTAATCGTGATCTCTTTTAAAGGAAGCAAAATGTATTCAAGCCAAGAAAGAGATGTCCGAGGGATCACGTACTACCAAATTAAAGACATGTAGCACAATTCGACATAGCCCACTATTGGCCGGAGTTGATGTCACCTTCGTGTATAATAATATGTACGTAGCACAATCgacatatataataattaattaatatcgCTTCCTTTGACTCATTTCTTGAACCATGCACATTTAAAATCAACAAACCCTTATTGAAGGTGTCGCTCCGATACATAAATTAGCTTatatgagaaaataatgctcaaTGCACAATAATTCAATCTATGTTTATACTTTGGGTATGTGTCTATTTATAGGTAAAGATGTGGAAATCAACTTGAATTAGGTTTCCTGCTCCTTCTTGATCCAGGAGTATAATCAGAGTTCTTCTTGGACTTTGATCCTTTAGTAGACATATAATCTGATCTGATCCCGAAAAATTCAGGATCGGATTGGACTAGGAGTCCTATCCCGAATTTACCAAGAATAGGACTACATATCAAACTGGACTTGGACTAAGAGTCGTATCCCGATTCCGCCGGGGATAGGAGACTGCTGATTAGATTGTGACttctacttcaattcaacttggagtagagtcAGGAGTCCAAATCCGGATTTCTTGAGATAattgatacctgatttcccAGGACAAGCTTGTCTCAGGCCTTGACTGAAAGAGCTGACTCTTGGTCCTGGGTTGTCTACATTTTCGAGACCCAATCTGGATTTACCTCCTGTCACGTATTCTCGGGAATAGCTGTTTAGTGTCTCACTCCCAGGATAGGACTCTCTGGTGCTGCTGTCTTGGCTGCTTAATGTCTATCTCTTGGGATAGGACTTTCCGAAAGTCCTGCTATCTTCTCCTTGGGTCAGTACTGACCTGAAGGCCCATGATTCTTTTGATCGGCCAGTCTGAGTagaattattcccaacaattatttaagaaggaaataaatcctacaagaaaatagaataatgaaGAATATAAAGTGGTAATCtagatttgattacaatcaatcctaaatgaaaaatattcttataagaaACTAAACCGATGTAATATGAAATAGTAAACACACGCGAGATAATGAGTTCATTTCGCAATGCGTTTTAAGtttttatcttatcttttttttttctttttttttttaaaaaaaggtattaatcaagcattcaaaacataaaatactaacgaAACATTCATTCCGATCTTATGAACTGTGCAGTACGTAGGACATGACAATATACAGAACAACGTACTATTTCTGCAACCACTAAAAATAATGGAAAAGATTGCGAAAATTAATTAGACTAGTAGTGTTGGAGCTGAATATGGGTTCTCCACTGGGAATATAGACAGCAGCCTCAAAAGTATAGTAGTGGGATTATCCGAAAGCCCCCATCTCCATGAAGTAGCTAGCTACTCGAACGGCATTATAGTACAACAACACCTCTCGATCAGCCAATGTCACGACGCATAGAGAGGTGTTGCTAAAAGATCGACCATTCTCCACAAAATATTAATGTATGCGAAGGTACCGTCGTGCCGTGCAAGCGTGTTTCACTAAGTTCAAATTAACCAtggtgtttggtaaagattgttgagttgaatttttttttttgagttataaTAAGAACTAAAAAGAgagattgatgtgatataaactaaaaataatttgtatgaaaaagtaaaaaaaatttatattgtagtgaattttttatttgaataataataaaaaattatttctataatataaaaagtgaaaaaaaattctaacgttttaaagttgataatgttttagaaaattgaaaataaaagaggagAATTGGTTGTTTGTTGCCAAATAAAGGAGGATATTATAGTACTACAACACCTCTCTATCAGCTTATGTCGTGCTAATTGCTAAGTTCAAACTAACGTGTCCCCATTGCGTTTAATGCATAAACTACATGCGTCTCCTTTGCATGTCCTTCTTTTGCTCTTCAACTTTTGACGTCATGGGTGCCTGTGCGTGTCTATATacactatatatgtacatatatacatatggtTCCTCTCCAAGAGAGAAGTATTCAGTAGCAATGGCGTCAATTGCAATATCTATTCCAGATGGAGAGGGAGTACGTGCTcttcaagagaaaaagaagtacTTTCAGTTTTCTCATCTTCCCATTATTTCTTATCTAAAAGATTCTCTTCCTCCCATTGTTGCCTATCTTAGAGAGAAGAAAACTAAGCAAGACTTGAGAAAACTGATTCACAGTGTCAAGGTTGGAACTGCCCTCGTCTTGGTTTCACTTCTCTACCTACTGGATCCTCTTTTCGGCCATGTTGGAGAAAATGCCATGTGGGCTATCATGACTGTTGCTGTCATCTTTGAGTTCTTCGCTGGTTTGTTTACCACATTCTTAATCTGCTCGCTGGTTTGTCAAAGATCGAACAAGAAAATGTTTGAGCTCTCCAAATCTCCATTTTGCTGACTCTTCTAATTTGTGGGCAGGTGCTACACTAAGCAAGGGCTTGAACCGTGGAATCGGAACCATTTTAGGAGGCGGACTCGGGTGTTTAGCGGCAGCTTTAGCTCAACAAGTCGGTGGAATCGGCAACGCCATTGTTGTTGGTGcttctgttttcattttttgtaaGAGTTTGCATTGCAGCTAaagaattttagtaaaattgCATGAAATGAACAATGTGCATGGGAGTAGAGGGTTCTGATATATATGCAACTAATATCAAACAATAGCCTGTAGCATAGCTAgctcttaattatatataatattatataatatcaCGCAATAGCCTGTAGCCTAGCTAGCTCTTAATCAAGCCAATTATATTTCATTAAAGAAGATACTAATTCTCATAAATCATGAAAATTTCAGCTGCAGCTGCCACGTATGTACGATTGATTCCGAGGATTAAGAAGAAATATGACTACGGGGCCCTCATATTCATCCTCACCTTCAATCTGGTAGTGGTGTCTGGTATACGCGCTGAAGAGGTAGTTACATTAGCGCGTGAACGTCTCTCAACAATCGCCATGGGCTTCGCCATCTGTATTTTCATAAGCTTGCTTGTTTTCCCGATATGGGCAAGCGATGAACTTCACGACTCTATGGCCTCTAAATTCGAAGACCTCGCAAGCTCTGTTGAAGGTAATTAAGCTTCTTTAATTATCTTCTAATATATTCTCAATAAAACAGAAAGGAGTTAGGAGTATTCATCAAACAACGACttatgttgtttttgtttgttatagGATGCCTGGAGGAATACTTTGGTTTAATGAGCAAAAAGGAAAACCAGCCCACTGCAAATTTTAGTAGCTGCAAATCCATCCTAAACTCCAAGGCAAAGGATGAGTCACTGGTATAatatctcttctagatcttgaCTCCATTTATATATAAGACAACATTAGCATGAAATGATAAGCTATAAATAATTATCTAATCATTTAAATGTAAATGCAACGACTCACCCAACAACACAATATTATCTGCTTTTGGCTCATTTGAACTAAACTTCTCAAAAGATCACTCATTCTTGTATTACTCTTTaactttaaaacgtgttatGTCACGaagaatgaatatatatatagataagcACGTTCTCATTCTTGCACCCAAACGAAGTGGGACGTTGCACTAGCTAAAACACTCTGAAAATACAATattattaaaacaaatttttttaacatcaaATAAGACAATAAGGGTGTGATCTTCAACTTGACCTTGTTCCCAATTCTATTTTGCTTTCTCATCAAATTAAACATCTCGACTGATAATTACTTTGTTGTTCTCCAAATTGTATAGCCTATAGCCATTTGACATTGAGCTATAGCCAACAAATATGCACTTCTCACTTGTCTCATTCAGCTTGTATTTTTTCTCCTTTGAAATTTGAGCATAACAAATATAACCAAATACTTTAAGATGCTTGATTGATGACTTTCTTCCACTCCAAGCTTCAAATAGTGTTTTACCCCGAGGTCTTTAGTTTCTTCAATAGCAGCCGCCATaggatcaaattttctcaataattctATTATAAGTCATATCTTTTCCATAAGCTTTCATTTGATTTACCAATTCCAAAAATCTAGTGGAATAATCTTTCAAACTTTCAGTTTCTTTCattctcatattttcaaaatctcaTCTTAGAGTTTGTTGTTTAATGGCTCTTATCTTTTTATCTCCTTGAAATTCTTCTTGTAGAATATCCTAAGCCTCCTTAGCTCTTGTTGCTCCCATAATCCTTGGGAAAATAGTTTCTAAGACTCCCCTTTGAATCATTCCTAGAGCTCCAACATCTTTGCTTTTGTTCTTCTTCAATTCCTTTTTGTTGAGCTTCAGTCAAACTTGATATAGATTCAGGTGTTTGATATCCTAATTCTACCATGTCCCACAAATTTATAGAGACAAATAAGGTTTTCATCTTTATACATCAAAAATCATAGTTCTCACCTGAAAAAATTGGAACTTGAACACTGCTCCAACTCAAATTGCTTGTGCTGGCCATGACTTTTCCTTCAACATATTTTCtgctttttcttcaaatttctaCTGTAAACTATTCTTTGGACCAAACTCTGATACCAAATATGTTGGCCGGTTGTTTCCAGCAGAACACATTTCAAGGGCAATAGATTATACAATGAAAACACAATATAATAAGGGAAAAAGTTGCTGCAGAATTTCTGCAGAGAAGTGAGCAAACCAGAGGAGAGTAACAGAGCAAAAAATaggggagaagaagagaaattttCTGTACTTcatctctatttcttttctcagttctttctttttttcttcttcctttttttacaCCTTCTCCAGCAGCTTCTCCATCTCCATACAAAACAAAGAGAGCCATTTTATAAACATGTTTCTAGAAGGCTATGTGGATACACAGCACACACACATTTTCACCTACTACAAACCAAGGTTTAACGAAACACAAccatggtaaaaaaaaaaaaaaaaactagtcacATTAATTGGTAACACATGCTTATACACTTATACTGTGTTAATTTCAGGCAAATTTTGCAAAATGGGAACCATGGCATGGAAAACTTGGGTTTTCCTACCCTAGGGAAAAATATCTACAGATTGGAGAGCAACTTAGAGAGGTAGCAGCAACCATCCTTTCACTGAAAGGTTCTCTTCAATCCCCTAAACAGGTACACATAATcatcatctatatatatttgCTCTTATTACGGCCATTTGACTATTACATGCAATAACTTTTGTTTTACTTCAAACTTTtaaaagttgataaaaaaaaaaaattgattggctaatttatttcttttgaattaTGTCATTAGCCCCCAACGACTCTGAAGCAGTCATTTAAAGCAACATGTGAAGCAGTTGGATCGTTACTTGCAGCGACTCTAGGGGAGCTTGGAGAGAGTATGTTGAAAATGAGAAGATGCAATGCAGAGGCTTCGATAGTGCCAAAGTTGAAGGCAATGAGAGTAGAGCTAAACTCGGTTATGTCACCTTCGAAGATAGGACCCATAGAGAATGGTGGACTTGCAGTGGCAACCTTTGTGTTCATATTGATGGAGATGGTGGAAAAGGTGGAGGAACTGGCAAAGGAGGTTGAAGAACTTGGAAAGCTTGCTAATTTCTGTTACGTACCCCCACCCCTAGCAGTTGTGATAGACGTTGCATGACTATAGAGGAACCCGAAGACCTAGTTGTAATCCAAGAAtaagacactacaaaaattgaaGTAATTTGTGATCaatgtttagtggcctttcagggtgcctgaaaggccactaaacattAGTGACATATGATTAGTGGCCTTTTTAGAAGGCCACAAATCAGTCAGTCAGTATTTCTGACTTTGTGGCGTGTCAGacagacacgccactaattatggtattttttttaaaaaaaaacataaaaatcctGCAATCCAAAACCTGTAATCCGAAATTTTGTATTGGTTTTCTACAATTCTATTAATCCATAATCAACACAATTAcaacaatttgaatttttatcaacaatcacaactacaaaaaaaaattattccaaaagtttcactaaacatatatatatgacatagaTTCATAATACtcaaactaaaacttacaacaaacaaaatatacagtATTATCAATCTTTGTCCTAAATTAATACCAAAAgtcattccaaaagtttcaataaaaatatgtcataaattcataacaatcaaaacaaaggtttcaataaacaaaatatataatcaatctttgtcatagattgataacaaaaccgGAATAAAAAAAGGCAAGTACATATTTGCCAactaaaataaacctaaatgttaCCCAATATCAATTGTCAGCAAGATTTTCATGATCGGGTAACTGCATAGCATTTTCCGTAGGATCTgcgaatgataaaacaaatatagtaTGTTAGCAAACAATATGATCAAATTATATAAAGTCCTAAGCATTTAACAAAGTGTGAACTTAAATAGACGTAATCAtaccacgaaaaaaaaaattcattaattatTACTTGATCTGCTATCAACAGATGATACATTCATATGATGTGCAGAATTTTTGTCTGACACTATGTTATCATGAGAGACTCCAGGCACGGATACTGATTGGCGCCACAATGACTCCATTTGGCTAAAATGGGACATAATCTGAGATTGTGCTGCCAACACCTCATCCATTTGTGACTTGTGTCGTGCCCGCTCACCCTCAAGTACTCTCTCGATCTCAGAAGCTTGTCTTGCCAGCTCAGCCTTGAGTGCTCTCTCCATCTTAGAAGCGTGTCGTGCCCGCTCAACCTCGagtgctctctccatctcagaagCAAACATTTCTTGCGGAAAGACGGCGTGCCCTTGATTTTGTGAATGCGGCTGTGATGGTGTATGGTAAGAGCGTATGGACCCTCGCACAGGCCAAATATTTGGCCCAACTTGCCTAACTCTGCCGGCATACTCCGGCTTGTTGCCAAGAGCCTGGGCATACGCATCGTCATGTCTCCAACATACCGTTCCTTGCGTTACGCTTGACGAATCGGCAGAGTCGGTTGGCATTAGCATCACCATCCTTTCCTGCATGTAGTATTAAATGTTGGTGCGTCAAACTAATGTGcatcataaataaataatcacacatataagtaaaacaatatatgaaaggtGAATAACATACACATCTCTCTTTTACTATATCATTTGGATAGCTTCCATCCTTCTTCGTGTGAGTTTTTATGTACGCTTGTGCTCGCGTAGGAGGAGTGCCATCCTTGACAATCtaccaaaagaataaaacattataacacatgtttatatatataaaatgtttacatttatatgtatgGAATAAATTGGTGCACATACTTATTCGTGTGACAACCTCGCATAGCTTTTGGTCCCCGTGCAATGAGGAGTAGTTTGCAATGCTCGTAATTGCTTCATATGGTCAAcatactcctacacaattaacattcttattatgtaaacactaacacaactgaatgaaattaatgaaactacacaaaatagtaatataattcATGACTTACCTGATATTCTTCGTCAAACCATTTATTCAACAACGCATCCACGTCCTCGGGGCGGTAGTTGGAGAGTCTTCTTGCCCCTACTCTTGCTCGTACCGTCTCAGGAGTATCGCCCCTGAATTTCATCCTCGTCCAAATGAATTTCAtccttccacttagattctTCACAGACGATGCATGATTCTAATTCTTGATTGttcttccagaataacatacaatcattacgACATGCAGGAATCTTCTCATAACCTAGCCCTATGTCACTAAGAAATTTTTTCGCCTCATATGTATTAGCTGGCAAAGTGTCATCACATGCAGGCAGCAACTGGATGATGAACTCAAGGAAATCCGAGAAAATCTTGGTGCTAAGTCCGCCAACGCATTTCAAGTTGTAcaaatgtacagtagcactcagcTTGCTATGTTTAGTACTCCCATGAAGTGGCTTCTCCGACTTTTTGAACATGTCATAGTACTTCTGAGTGTTCCTTTCAGCTGATTCTCCATTCCACCCAATTTCTTCACCTCCCTGAGCCACGACCTCAGGCTCACAATTTTCTTCTCTAACTTCGTGCATGCCGAATGCATCATGCAACAATTGAGTGCATGTCGCCACCCTGTTCTGTGCTTccactagccacatctgcggcTGAGCGATTCGAGTAAGAACCTACAACAGGACCCCGAACATGCTTCTCACCAtgccaaaaccatgtagtgtatGTAGTCATTATTCCCTTACCCCCTGTCAAGTGGGCAAGTACGACATCGGGCgggtgacgctggttatttcgacacaACTTACAAGGGCAGTGTATATTTTCATTGGGGATTCTACAGTTACTAACTGCGAAGTCAACAAACAATCTACACCCATCTCTATATTCCCTCGTACCCCTAGACTTTGTCATCCAAGTCTTGtccatcttcttctctacgtacaatacaaaatagtaacaaaataaagtaaacaacaTATTTGGAAggtcattatttttttcatcattaATATTAAATATGATCAACTGCAGGCAGCTTTTAGATTTTAAATTATGATGGAAGATAATGGAAACTTTGGTCATCATCCAACCAAAGCGAGGAGGATTAGGTGGTAAACGTTTAGCTTCTATTTTATGACTACTTGGTAAttaacatgtttaattaattttcatatattataattatatatatagtaggatcgatatatttttcctttgctTTGACAAGCATGACCGTTTTAATTTCATCCAGCCCGGCCGTTTAGTTTCCCAATATCCCTACGTCACTACCTACCAGTTGATTAATTTCATGTGATCATAATCCTTGACATAGTTTTTAACCCATCCAAAAGCATGAAAACACTGGCTCCAAAGAGGGGCAACCACtccaaaagaaaccaaaaacacTCTCTGTGCCTCATTCTCAAACTATTTAGTGTGAATGAGAAATCCCtctttatttaattgaaatgtctGTTTTTTCGTTAATAATAGTataatactaatatatatgttgatTGAAAATCATGTGTCTAGAGATTAGATGAGCCAAAGTAGTAGAATCAATCTAGGGCTTTAACTAAATATATTCTCctatataatgtatatataattaaagtaaaaataaaaaaattaaacaaacaccaAATAAACCGAAAGTGAAGGTAGATTTGCCATAAGCATATAAATTATATAGGAGaaataacaaaagaagaaaagcccACGATTAGAAAAATCTATAACAGGTATAGATTTGCCATGAAAACATAAGATTCCAAATATTCTTATCCCCTCCCTCCAATTACTATTAATTATTCTATATTTCATTTAGCTATTAAATAAACGAGTTTAATTACTGAATCTCTAAATAAACACTAGCTAAACAAGTAATCACATACCATAAGCATATAAATGGCCATACTTACccaataaatacaaaattaaaagaaaaagaattaatagCATAAAATTAAAGCAAGTTTTCTCCTTATTTGTTCATGAGAAACAAATATGTCATATGGGATCTCTCTAAGAAGAAACGGAGCACTGACCTTACGGATGGACGGCGTTGGAGGTCGGGGGCGGCCGGGGTTGCTGGTGTCCGGCGTCTGAGCCGGGCGGAGAGCtaaagatgagagagagagagagtgagagagagcttgagagagagctagagagagagagagagagagagagagagagagagctatagagagagagagagagagagagagagagagagaaggagatgcATACCGTGTGGTGGTCGGAGTTGAAGCGGCGGCCGGCGATAGAGAGAcggagacacagagagagagagagagtagagagagagagggacacaggagagagagagagagagagagagagagagagagagagagagtacagtgAGAGAGGGAAACAAAGGAGAGGGAAAGGGAAGAACCGCGCAGGCCATTAAATGTCCTGTTTTTTGTAGTGGGATCCAATTGGCGGCTGAAAGGTTCAAGGGGGAAGTAGGTGCTCATAAAGCACGACTTTTGGTAGGAAAAGAGAGTCCTTTGATTGGAAGGATTCCTACTAATAAGGGATTTTGTATTCCCActaaaattagggttatttATGTGTAGTTCAATATTTCTATATTAAAGATTGTAACTTTTATGTAAATGCTAAAACCGGTAATCGGCTCTACCAAACCGGTCTCCTGATTTACTAGTTATTAGTCGGCCGAATTTAAACCCCTATATGGTTGTATGTAACTGTATATGATTATACCTGGCTATAATGCACTGATTGTTTGACTACTTTGATTTTGAAGATTCAATGCTAAGTTGTG
Above is a genomic segment from Alnus glutinosa chromosome 12, dhAlnGlut1.1, whole genome shotgun sequence containing:
- the LOC133852525 gene encoding aluminum-activated malate transporter 12-like: MASIAISIPDGEGVRALQEKKKYFQFSHLPIISYLKDSLPPIVAYLREKKTKQDLRKLIHSVKVGTALVLVSLLYLLDPLFGHVGENAMWAIMTVAVIFEFFAGATLSKGLNRGIGTILGGGLGCLAAALAQQVGGIGNAIVVGASVFIFSAAATYVRLIPRIKKKYDYGALIFILTFNLVVVSGIRAEEVVTLARERLSTIAMGFAICIFISLLVFPIWASDELHDSMASKFEDLASSVEGN